The nucleotide sequence TCTACTCCATGAGGTCCTACTACAAGTGGTCTATATACTCCTTCTTGAGTTTCGATCATCTTTTGTAATCTTGGGTCTCCTTGATATGGCTCTCCCTTAGCAATAGGTGCTCTTGGGTGATGTTTATGGAATTTAGTCATAGATTCAGTACTTAACATATGTTCGATTAATCCAAAAGCTAATTCTTTATCTTTAGCACCTGACATAAGTACTAATTGATCTACTGATGCAAAAGTTCCTTTATCTTCATCTTCAAGGGAAAGAATTATTCCATAGTTTAAATCAGGAAATGATTTATCTAAGATCTCTCCTGCTGCTGAAGATAAATATATAGAAAATAGTGATTTTCCAGGACCAAATGTTGTTTGTAACATCTCTTTATTAGTTTGTGCCATATAGTATGAAGGCAATACATCATATTTAAATTTTAAGTCTTTTAAGAATTTAGCAGTTTTTACTCCAGCTTCATTATTAAATTTTACAGATTTTAAATCATCATTGAATATGTCTCCACCTGCCTGCCAAAGGAATCCATACCAGTTCCAGTTAAGATCTCCAAAATAAGGTGCTCCCCATCCTTGAGAGAATCCCCATTGATCTGCTTTTCCGTCTTTATTTGTATCTTGAGTTGCTTTTACTGCACATCTTATAAAATCTTCCCATGTAACAGGAACATCTTCACCTATAGATGCAAGGATATCTTTATTATAGTA is from Psychrilyobacter atlanticus DSM 19335 and encodes:
- a CDS encoding ABC transporter substrate-binding protein; this encodes MKKILALILSIVLLTAVTSTEAMAFWGKKEKKEKLVVWLPPIGENDQAVWGPIMKEYGEANNVDVELEIIPWENYSEKYAAGIASGQGPDIGYMYAEMFPQFIEMGAVEDLTPYLTKEDYENYIYIKHGKMMGGMYGLGIEAANPAVIYYNKDILASIGEDVPVTWEDFIRCAVKATQDTNKDGKADQWGFSQGWGAPYFGDLNWNWYGFLWQAGGDIFNDDLKSVKFNNEAGVKTAKFLKDLKFKYDVLPSYYMAQTNKEMLQTTFGPGKSLFSIYLSSAAGEILDKSFPDLNYGIILSLEDEDKGTFASVDQLVLMSGAKDKELAFGLIEHMLSTESMTKFHKHHPRAPIAKGEPYQGDPRLQKMIETQEGVYRPLVVGPHGVEIYEYLWKQLQMMMAGEKSAKESLDEAAEYSNRLLAK